Proteins encoded in a region of the Gemmatimonadota bacterium genome:
- a CDS encoding alpha-ketoacid dehydrogenase subunit beta, whose product MPPVTYLEAISSGLREEMERDESVFCLGEDIGVYGGAFKITKGFLDDFGEDRVIDAPVAESVIIGAAMGAALMGMRPVAEMQFADFITCGFNQLVNNVAKTHYRWGAAVPLVVRCPSGAIGNAGPFHSQNPEAWFCKVPGLKVVAPATTYDAKGLLKSSIRDNNPVLYFEHKGLYRFPRIREEIPEEDYTVPIGKAAVRREGVDATIVTYGKMVFHSLDAAETLAGEGVETEVLDLRSLLPYDKQAILESVRKTNRLLVVHEDTLTGGFGGEIAAVAAEEAFEHLDAPVRRLAAIDTPVPFSPPLEQYFLPNTEKVTAALRELLAY is encoded by the coding sequence ATGCCGCCCGTAACCTACCTTGAAGCCATTTCGTCCGGACTCCGCGAAGAAATGGAACGGGATGAAAGCGTCTTCTGCCTCGGCGAGGATATCGGCGTCTATGGCGGGGCCTTCAAGATCACGAAGGGATTCCTCGACGATTTCGGTGAGGACCGCGTGATCGACGCGCCCGTCGCCGAATCCGTGATCATCGGCGCGGCCATGGGCGCGGCGCTCATGGGCATGCGGCCCGTGGCCGAAATGCAATTCGCCGATTTCATCACCTGCGGGTTCAACCAGCTGGTCAACAACGTGGCCAAGACCCACTACCGCTGGGGGGCCGCGGTACCCCTCGTGGTGCGGTGCCCCTCGGGGGCCATCGGCAACGCCGGTCCCTTCCATTCCCAGAACCCCGAGGCCTGGTTCTGTAAAGTGCCCGGCCTCAAGGTCGTGGCGCCGGCCACGACCTACGACGCGAAAGGCCTGCTCAAGTCTTCGATCCGCGATAACAACCCGGTCCTGTATTTCGAACACAAGGGCCTTTACCGTTTTCCCCGGATCCGGGAAGAAATCCCCGAAGAGGACTATACCGTACCCATCGGCAAGGCAGCGGTCCGCCGGGAGGGCGTCGACGCGACGATCGTGACCTACGGCAAGATGGTCTTTCACAGCCTGGACGCCGCGGAAACATTGGCCGGTGAGGGGGTCGAGACGGAAGTGCTCGATCTGAGATCCCTTCTGCCCTATGACAAGCAGGCCATCCTCGAGTCCGTTCGGAAGACGAACCGGCTTCTGGTCGTCCATGAGGATACGCTGACCGGCGGATTCGGTGGTGAAATCGCCGCGGTGGCGGCCGAAGAAGCCTTCGAACATCTCGATGCACCGGTCCGCAGGCTGGCGGCCATCGACACGCCCGTACCATTCAGTCCGCCGCTGGAGCAATACTTCCTGCCGAACACGGAGAAGGTGACCGCGGCCCTGAGGGAACTCCTGGCCTACTGA
- a CDS encoding dihydrolipoamide acetyltransferase family protein has translation MMPRLGESVEEGTVIRWLKKVGDSIERDESVVEITTDKIDTDIPAIAGGVLSEIRVAEGTTVAIGEVIGVIDTGDDEDAGPGGPGGTGDAGATEQAGDSGGEVETIEADERTPVAETSEGGPLRRRRAERFYSPLVLRIAREERIDMATLEALEGTGKGGRLTRDDLLAYLERRASRIPEPAAEQEDESEYVSVSRPAGTEDARVVNLDTLRKTIAQHMVLSKQVSPHVTSVSEVDMTHVVRFRDEARERFQQKTGIRLTLTPFFITAIVDALRANPMLNATMDGDRVLQWKHVNMGLAVGLEKGVVVPVIRHADEMDFAEIAEAAHDLAKRAHDRKLTPDDLQGSTFTLTNPGMWATLFGTPIINQPEAGIIATGSVKKQVVVQADDSLAIRSMMFLSLSFDHRFIDGLNAARFIRDITQNLESFDTDRVGV, from the coding sequence GTGATGCCCAGACTCGGCGAGAGCGTGGAAGAAGGAACCGTCATCCGCTGGCTGAAGAAAGTCGGCGATTCGATCGAGCGCGACGAGTCCGTGGTGGAGATCACCACCGACAAGATCGACACGGACATCCCCGCCATCGCGGGCGGCGTGCTGAGCGAAATCCGGGTGGCCGAGGGAACGACGGTGGCCATCGGGGAGGTCATCGGTGTCATCGATACGGGGGATGACGAGGACGCCGGACCGGGCGGACCAGGCGGAACTGGTGACGCCGGGGCAACTGAGCAGGCCGGTGATTCAGGTGGAGAAGTAGAGACGATCGAAGCCGATGAACGGACTCCGGTCGCAGAGACCAGCGAGGGTGGACCGTTGAGGCGCCGGCGTGCCGAGCGCTTCTACTCCCCTCTTGTGTTGCGCATCGCCCGGGAAGAGCGTATAGACATGGCCACGCTCGAAGCCCTGGAAGGCACCGGCAAGGGCGGCCGGTTGACCCGGGACGACCTGCTTGCCTACCTGGAACGGCGCGCATCGCGCATTCCCGAACCGGCCGCGGAACAGGAAGACGAATCGGAATACGTATCGGTATCCCGGCCGGCCGGCACCGAAGACGCCCGCGTCGTGAACCTGGACACCCTGCGCAAGACCATCGCTCAGCACATGGTCCTAAGCAAGCAGGTGTCCCCCCACGTAACCTCCGTGTCGGAAGTCGACATGACCCACGTCGTCCGCTTCCGGGACGAGGCCAGGGAGCGGTTCCAGCAGAAGACCGGCATCCGGCTGACGCTGACCCCCTTCTTCATCACCGCCATCGTCGACGCCCTGCGGGCGAACCCCATGCTGAACGCCACGATGGACGGCGACCGGGTGCTGCAGTGGAAACACGTGAACATGGGGCTGGCGGTCGGTCTGGAAAAGGGCGTCGTCGTACCGGTGATCCGACACGCCGACGAGATGGACTTCGCGGAGATCGCCGAGGCAGCCCACGACCTGGCCAAGCGGGCCCATGACCGCAAGCTTACCCCGGACGACCTGCAGGGCAGCACGTTCACGCTGACGAACCCGGGCATGTGGGCCACGCTATTCGGCACGCCGATCATCAACCAGCCCGAGGCGGGCATCATCGCCACCGGAAGCGTCAAGAAGCAGGTCGTCGTGCAGGCGGACGATTCACTGGCCATCCGGTCCATGATGTTCCTGAGCCTGTCCTTCGATCACCGGTTCATCGACGGCCTCAACGCGGCCCGGTTCATCCGGGACATCACGCAGAACCTGGAGTCTTTCGATACCGACCGGGTCGGGGTCTGA
- a CDS encoding DUF72 domain-containing protein: protein MTPVPGSLHIGTMGWTYRDWFGSFYPNDADRKVLLQHYARVFDALEIDSTFHFIPKPEVVTSWHDRTPGTFRFTAKLPGEITHERGLVDTEDLLTPFLASMALLGERLGCLLVQLPPGFQCNEETFNRVGSFLKLLPARDFRFAFEFRHRSWIKPELFDLLRTHGVAWTMQDHPKIMPIVPEITADFTYIRWMGNTEDPHIGQFRESVVDRSQDLIKWAERLKRDILPRVDTLFGFFNNYYSGHSPTDCNRMKRLLGLDTAAPDFDRQLSLF, encoded by the coding sequence ATGACACCGGTGCCCGGCTCCCTGCATATCGGCACGATGGGATGGACCTACAGGGACTGGTTCGGATCCTTCTACCCCAACGACGCCGACCGTAAAGTCCTCCTGCAGCACTACGCCCGGGTCTTCGACGCCCTCGAAATCGACAGTACCTTCCACTTCATCCCAAAGCCGGAAGTGGTGACATCCTGGCACGACCGCACCCCCGGGACGTTCCGCTTCACGGCCAAACTCCCCGGTGAGATCACCCATGAACGGGGACTGGTGGATACGGAGGACCTGTTGACCCCGTTTCTGGCCAGCATGGCCCTCCTGGGCGAGCGCCTCGGATGCCTGCTCGTTCAACTTCCTCCCGGATTCCAGTGCAACGAAGAGACGTTCAACCGGGTGGGATCATTCCTGAAACTGTTGCCTGCCAGAGACTTCCGCTTCGCCTTCGAGTTCAGGCACCGGTCTTGGATCAAGCCGGAATTGTTCGATCTCCTCCGGACGCACGGCGTGGCCTGGACCATGCAGGACCATCCCAAAATCATGCCGATCGTCCCCGAAATCACCGCGGATTTCACCTACATACGTTGGATGGGCAATACGGAGGACCCGCACATCGGCCAATTCCGGGAATCCGTCGTGGACCGCAGCCAGGATCTCATCAAGTGGGCGGAACGGCTGAAGCGCGACATCCTCCCCCGGGTCGACACGCTGTTTGGATTCTTCAACAACTACTATTCCGGCCATTCACCCACCGACTGCAATCGGATGAAACGGCTGCTCGGACTGGATACGGCCGCACCCGATTTCGACCGCCAGTTGAGCCTGTTCTGA
- a CDS encoding extracellular solute-binding protein has protein sequence MGKSLVIGSILLAMCACAADAPPDDDEIRLTLWTQDYWVGVTGHELDGVPLDDPRRAQYTVKDWYNKVARDFKARYPDRKIHIDIETLDWTSGFQKIDIAVASGRPPDVLISTSGIALKYARFGLLEAFDDDLSEEDIRDFGTFYGFSEYEGRHYFLPFIGGNRYMVANLEVFRERDAVHLLPSEGDRLWTYDQFLAAARATTFDRDGDGEVDVYGFAMPFQRNSPQQDQMPFFWGHGARQFNDGGDSLVINSEMGVKALQFMVDLEHVHAVVPKGSAGLRNNDVTDLWNAGQLAMRQAHHGTRRSHERALETGVIEEGVIELYPMMYPSLPGIDPGAFVVADSPCVFRQEDEEKRELSIALAKFLTNTRHEREAAYAMSTLPTRYSALDVWADDPFQQYVLRVARYGTKDAIQGYGIPLVNMTLSAFQAAMSLQATPKKALDDLARRGNRFIRRDIERRLRAGAE, from the coding sequence ATGGGCAAATCACTCGTGATCGGATCGATCCTGCTGGCAATGTGCGCCTGCGCGGCGGACGCTCCGCCGGACGACGACGAAATACGGCTCACGCTCTGGACCCAGGACTACTGGGTCGGCGTCACCGGCCACGAACTGGACGGCGTCCCGCTGGATGACCCACGGCGGGCGCAGTACACCGTCAAGGACTGGTACAACAAGGTCGCCCGGGACTTCAAGGCGCGGTATCCGGACCGCAAGATCCACATCGACATCGAAACCCTCGACTGGACCAGCGGGTTCCAGAAGATCGATATCGCCGTGGCTTCGGGACGGCCGCCCGACGTCCTGATCAGCACGTCGGGCATCGCGTTGAAATACGCCCGGTTCGGACTCCTGGAAGCCTTCGACGACGATCTCTCCGAGGAAGACATCCGGGACTTCGGAACCTTCTACGGATTCAGCGAGTATGAGGGCAGGCACTACTTCCTGCCCTTCATCGGCGGCAACCGGTACATGGTGGCGAACCTGGAGGTCTTCCGGGAACGGGACGCGGTGCATCTGCTTCCGAGCGAAGGAGACCGGCTCTGGACCTACGATCAGTTCCTGGCCGCCGCCCGAGCGACGACCTTCGACCGCGACGGTGACGGCGAGGTCGACGTATACGGTTTCGCCATGCCCTTCCAGCGGAACTCCCCGCAGCAGGACCAGATGCCCTTTTTCTGGGGGCACGGCGCGCGGCAGTTCAACGACGGCGGCGACAGCCTGGTGATCAACAGCGAGATGGGGGTGAAGGCCCTGCAGTTCATGGTGGACCTGGAACACGTGCACGCCGTGGTCCCGAAGGGCTCCGCCGGGCTGCGCAACAACGACGTGACCGATCTGTGGAACGCGGGCCAGTTAGCGATGCGCCAGGCTCATCACGGTACCCGGCGGTCCCATGAGCGCGCGCTGGAGACCGGCGTGATCGAGGAGGGGGTCATCGAACTCTATCCCATGATGTACCCGTCCCTGCCCGGTATCGATCCCGGCGCCTTCGTCGTGGCCGACTCTCCGTGTGTATTCAGGCAGGAGGACGAGGAAAAACGGGAACTTTCCATTGCCCTGGCGAAGTTCCTGACCAACACCCGCCACGAACGGGAAGCGGCCTACGCCATGTCCACTCTTCCGACCCGGTATTCCGCGCTGGACGTCTGGGCCGACGATCCTTTCCAGCAATACGTTCTGCGCGTGGCGCGTTACGGCACGAAAGACGCCATACAGGGATACGGCATCCCACTGGTGAACATGACCCTGAGCGCCTTCCAGGCCGCCATGTCCCTTCAGGCCACGCCGAAGAAGGCGCTCGACGACCTGGCCAGGCGGGGTAACCGGTTCATTCGCAGAGACATCGAACGCCGCCTGCGCGCGGGGGCGGAGTAA